In [Mycobacterium] stephanolepidis, the genomic window GACAACTCCACCGACAACAGTGAATGGACGCTGGCGGTTGGTTACAACGGCCTGGACCGCCTGCTCGGCGACAACTCGAACGGGATGGGCGGCGGCCGGGGAAGTGGCCCCTCGTTCTCGGGTACCCCGGGCATCTTCCGACTGTTCCAGGACACCCAGGCCGATCACATCGCATGGCTGCTTCCCACGGCGTTCATCGCGCTGATCCTCGGACTGGTCATCGTCAGCAGAACGCCGCAGACCGCGGGCTGGTTGGGCCGCCTGCGCACGATCACCACCCACCCCGCGGGAGCGGGCCTGGTTTTGTGGGGCACCTGGATGGTGTCCAACTACGTGATCCTCAGTTACATGGCCAAACAATTTCACCCCTATTACACCTCGGCCATGGCCCCCGCCATCGCCGGTTCACTGGCCATCGGCACGGTGCTGTTGTGGCGACATCGGTCCGGGCGCATCGGCAGGTTCGGGCTGAGCGCGCTCACGCTCAGTGCCACCGTCATGGCCTTCGTACTACTGCGGCGCATACCCACCTGGCTGCCCGGGCTGCGCTGGCTTCTGCTGATCGGCGGAATCGTCGCGGCCGTTGCCCTCGCCCTTGGCGCACTCGAGCGTAACGCGCGCCTGCGCTATGCCATTGCCACACTGGCCCTTGCAGTTTCGTTGGGAGGCTCGATCGCGTTCACCATCGCCAATGTGACCACCCCGAAGGTCGGGGGGCTCTCGACGTCCGGCCCGGCGATCGCCAATGAGGAGAAGTTCGGCGGCCAGGCACCCACGCCGCTGGACCCGGCACTGGCCGCGTTGATCAAGGATTCAGACGCCAGATGGCCGGTGGCGACCACCAATACCCGCACCGCCGCTCCCATTCAGTTGGAGACCAACGCACCCGTGATGGCGATCGGCGGATTCTCCGGCCGTGACAACCCCATCACCCTGCAGCAGTTCATCGATTACACGCAGGATGGCACCGTCCAGTTCTATGCCGAGTCCGTCAAGGATAAGGACAAAGACAAGGAGCAGGACAAACCGCAACCGCAGAAGGATGGCGACACCAAGCGGGTGGCCGATGACGTCCAAAAGTGGGTCGAAACCCACTTCTCCTCAAAGGATTACGGCGACCTACGAGTATTCGATCTGTCGGTTCCGCCGAAACCCTAGCGGCAGCTTCACTCCGACTCGGCGGGAGGTCCGTCGGCCAACAACGCCCGGAAGCCGTCCTCGTCGAGGATCGTCAGGCCCAGCTCAACGGCCTTGTCGTATTTGGATCCCGGCGCGTCACCAACGACGACGAATGCCGTCTTCTTGGACACCGAACTCGCGGACTTGCCGCCCCGGGCGATGATGGCCTCCTTCGCCTCATCACGCGAAAACCCTGGGAGTGAACCGGTTACGACGATCGACAAGCCTTCGAGATTGCGCGGTATCGACTCATCGCGTTCATCGGCCATCCGAACACCCGCGGCGCGCCATTTGTCGACGATGGCGCGATGCCAGTCGACGGTGAACCAGTCCACCACCGCCGCGGCGATCGTGGCGCCCACTCCCTCGACGGCGGCCAGCTGT contains:
- a CDS encoding ArnT family glycosyltransferase, translating into MSRTRERLIFAAILLTITVVYLWDRGHNGWSNTFYAAAVQSGSESWKAWFFAGFDPQNYVTVDKPAGGLWLMGLSARIFGFSSASMLIPQAILAIVSAALIRATVRRQAGPCAGLLAAALFALIPVVSVMFRHSNPDAPMVFGMVVAAYFTTRAIDSERSRSAAGWLALAGAGIGFAFLCKTLEGLLVAPALLLAYLVSAKWPWKTTLLHLLGAAGALLAASGWWMAAVALTPAASRPYVDNSTDNSEWTLAVGYNGLDRLLGDNSNGMGGGRGSGPSFSGTPGIFRLFQDTQADHIAWLLPTAFIALILGLVIVSRTPQTAGWLGRLRTITTHPAGAGLVLWGTWMVSNYVILSYMAKQFHPYYTSAMAPAIAGSLAIGTVLLWRHRSGRIGRFGLSALTLSATVMAFVLLRRIPTWLPGLRWLLLIGGIVAAVALALGALERNARLRYAIATLALAVSLGGSIAFTIANVTTPKVGGLSTSGPAIANEEKFGGQAPTPLDPALAALIKDSDARWPVATTNTRTAAPIQLETNAPVMAIGGFSGRDNPITLQQFIDYTQDGTVQFYAESVKDKDKDKEQDKPQPQKDGDTKRVADDVQKWVETHFSSKDYGDLRVFDLSVPPKP